A genomic region of Phocoena sinus isolate mPhoSin1 chromosome 18, mPhoSin1.pri, whole genome shotgun sequence contains the following coding sequences:
- the LOC116743170 gene encoding LOW QUALITY PROTEIN: heterogeneous nuclear ribonucleoprotein K-like (The sequence of the model RefSeq protein was modified relative to this genomic sequence to represent the inferred CDS: inserted 2 bases in 2 codons) codes for MEMEQPEETFPNTETNGEFGKRPAEDMEDEHAFXRSRNTDEMVELHILLQSKNAGAVIGKGGKNIKALRTDHNASVSVPDNSGPERTLSISADIETIGEILKKIIPTLKEGLQLPSPTATSQLPLESDAVECLNYQHYKGRDXCELRLLIHQSLAGGIIGVKGAKIKEIRENTQTTIKLFQECGPQSTDRVVLIGGKPDRVVECIKLILHLISESPIKGRAQPYDPGFYDETYDYCGFTMMFDDRCGRPVGFPMQGRGGFDRMPPGQGGSPMLPSRRDCDDRSPRRGAPPPPPGRGGRGGGRAQNLPPSPPPPPRGGDLMAYDRRGRPGDHYDGMGGFSADETCDSVVDTWSPSEPQVAYEPQGGSGYDYSYAGGHGSYGDLGGPIITTQVTTPKDLARSVIGKGGQQIKQIRHESGASIKIDEPLEGSKDWIITITGTQAQIQNAQYLLQDSVKQYSEKFF; via the exons ATGGAAATGGAACAGCCAGAGGAAACCTTTCCCAACACCGAAACCAATGGCGAATTTGGTAAACGCCCTGCTGAAGATATGGAAGACGAGCACGCTT AAAGATCTAGAAACACTGATGAGATGGTTGAATTACACATTCTGCTTCAGAGCAAGAATGCTGGGGCAGTGATtggaaaaggaggcaagaatattaaGGCTCTCCGTACAGACCACAATGCCAGTGTTTCAGTCCCAGACAACAGTGGCCCCGAACGCACACTGAGTATCAGTGCTGATATTGAAACAATTGGAGAAATTCTGAAGAAAATCATCCCTACCTTGAAAGAGGGCCTGCAGTTGCCATCACCCACTGCAACCAGCCAGCTCCCGCTGGAATCTGATGCTGTGGAATGCTTAAATTACCAACACTATAAAGGACGCG TTTGCGAGTTGAGATTGTTGATTCATCAGAGTCTGGCTGGAGGAATTATTGGAGTCAAAGGTGCTAAAATCAAAGAAATTCGAGAGAACACTCAGACAACAATCAAGCTTTTCCAGGAATGTGGTCCTCAATCCACTGACAGAGTGGTTCTTATTGGGGGAAAACCTGATAGGGTTGTAGAGTGCATAAAGCTCATCCTGCATCTTATATCAGAGTCTCCCATCAAAGGACGTGCTCAGCCTTATGATCCCGGTTTTTATGACGAAACCTATGATTACTGTGGTTTTACAATGATGTTTGATGACCGCTGTGGACGTCCCGTGGGATTTCCCATGCAGGGAAGAGGTGGTTTTGACAGAATGCCTCCTGGTCAGGGTGGGAGTCCCATGCTTCCATCCAGAAGAGATTGTGATGATAGGAGCCCTCGTCGAGGagctcctccacctcctcctggaCGAGGGGGCCGGGGTGGTGGCAGAGCTCAgaatcttcctccttctccaccaccaccacctagaGGAGGGGATCTAATGGCCTATGACAGAAGAGGAAGACCTGGAGACCATTATGATGGCATGGGTGGTTTCAGTGCTGATGAAACCTGCGACTCTGTAGTAGATACATGGAGCCCATCAGAGCCACAGGTGGCTTATGAACCACAGGGTGGCTCTGGATATGATTATTCCTATGCAGGGGGTCATGGCTCATATGGTGATCTTGGTGGACCTATTATTACTACACAAGTAACTACTCCCAAAGATCTGGCTCGATCTGTTATTGGCAAAGGTGGTCAGCAGATTAAACAAATCCGTCATGAGTCAGGAGCATCGATCAAAATTGATGAGCCTTTAGAAGGGTCCAAAGATTGGATCATTACCATTACAGGAACACAGGCCCAGATACAGAATGCACAGTACTTGCTGCAGGACAGTGTGAAGCAATATTCTGAAAAGTTTTTCTAA